In the genome of Ptychodera flava strain L36383 chromosome 13, AS_Pfla_20210202, whole genome shotgun sequence, one region contains:
- the LOC139147477 gene encoding uncharacterized protein: MAAYDPFEDGGFGLDQCRYCGGFHDYDDACPAEGNLCNECRKEGHFEEYCRKGKKKKKKKKSSAAASSAAGQAAMPYRKCENCGDDHADNNACPARFKTCKSCWKMGHFEEFCGKYNSSR, from the exons ATGG CGGCCTACGATCCGTTTGAAGACGGCGGATTTGGTTTGGACCAATGTCGTTATTGCGGTGGTTTCCATGATTATGACGATGCTTGTCCTGCTGAGGGGAATCTCTGCAACGAATGCCGAAAGGAAGGACATTTCGAAGAATATTGCAGGAAGggcaagaaaaagaagaagaagaagaaatcatCTGCTGCTGCTTCCTCTGCTGCCGGACAGGCTGCTATGCCTTACAGGAAGTGTGAAAATTGCGGCGACGACCACGCAGATAACAATGCTTGTCCGGCCAGATTCAAGACATGTAAAAGTTGTTGGAAAATGGGACATTTTGAAGAATTCTGCGGAAAGTACAATTCCTCTCGTTAA